TCTTCAGTCATCGCAAAAAGGACCTCGGAAGAAATCTGAATTTGATTTGGAAGGAAGATTAGACTTTTGGAATTTTCTTGATTGCCGCGTTGACTTTTTCCAATACCTTCTCCCGTTTTACCGGTTTCGGAATGTAGTCCATCGCTCCCTCGTCCACGAGATATTTTAGGACCGCAGGTGTGTTCTCTTCGGACACCAGTACGATTCTGGGAAGAACGCCCTTTTCTTTGATCTCAAAAAAAGTGGCGAATCCATCCATGACTGGAAGATTCAGATCCAATGTGATCAAATCGACTAATCGATGTTCATCGTAGAGTTTAACGAGTTCCTTTCCGTTTTCCGCAAATCCGATGACCTGATATCCTTCCGATTCTAAAATTTGAGCCAGTTGTTTGGCCTGAAATCTTGAGTTCTCGGCAATCAATACCTGATAAGGTCTTCCGTTCGGAGCTACACCTGCTTTCATACTTTAACCTCTTTTTAGAGAAAGGATTCGATTATCTGACCGATTTCTTTTGTTCCAACGACCGTCGATCCGGATTCCGCGATGTCTCTCGTTCTTTTTCCGGTGGCGATCGTTTTACGAACCGCAGTTTCTATTTTGCCAGCTTCTTCTTCCATGGAAAAAGAATAACGCAACATTAAAGCCGCGCTCAAAACCTGAGCGATCGGATTCGCGACGCCTTTTCCTGCGATATCGGGAGCGGAACCACCGGATGGTTCATACAATCCGAAGCCTGATTCCGATAAGGAAGCCGAAGGTAACATTCCGATCGAGCCAGTGATGATGGAGGCCTCGTCCGAAAGAATATCGCCGAACATGTTCTCACAAAGTATCACGTCGAATTGTTTCGGGTTTACGATCAACTGCATCGCCGCATTGTCCACGTAGAGATGATTCAATTGGACGTCAGAAAATTCTTTCTTATGCAGATCGATGACAACTTCTTTCCAAAAAACGGAAGTCGTCAAGACGTTTGCCTTGTCGATGCTTGTCACTTTATTATTTCTTTTGCGAGCGGCTTGAAATGCTACTCTGGTAATCCTTTCGATTTCTCTTCTGGAATATTTCATCGTATCGTAGGCGAATTCTTCCTGTCCGGTTCCTTCTCTCCCTTTCGGTTGTCCGAAGTAGATTCCTCCCGTCAATTCTCTTAGGATGAGAATATCCAGTCCGTCTCCGATGATATCGGCGCGAACGGGCGAAGCATTCTTCAATTCGGGATAGATGATCGCGGGTCTGAGATTTGCAAACA
Above is a genomic segment from Leptospira stimsonii containing:
- a CDS encoding response regulator produces the protein MKAGVAPNGRPYQVLIAENSRFQAKQLAQILESEGYQVIGFAENGKELVKLYDEHRLVDLITLDLNLPVMDGFATFFEIKEKGVLPRIVLVSEENTPAVLKYLVDEGAMDYIPKPVKREKVLEKVNAAIKKIPKV
- the leuB gene encoding 3-isopropylmalate dehydrogenase, whose product is MKNVAVLSGDGIGPEVMEVALSVLKKALGAKASEFNFKEGYVGGIAIDKTGHPLPPETLKLCEESQAILFGSVGGPKWETLPPEKQPERGALLPLRKHFDLFANLRPAIIYPELKNASPVRADIIGDGLDILILRELTGGIYFGQPKGREGTGQEEFAYDTMKYSRREIERITRVAFQAARKRNNKVTSIDKANVLTTSVFWKEVVIDLHKKEFSDVQLNHLYVDNAAMQLIVNPKQFDVILCENMFGDILSDEASIITGSIGMLPSASLSESGFGLYEPSGGSAPDIAGKGVANPIAQVLSAALMLRYSFSMEEEAGKIETAVRKTIATGKRTRDIAESGSTVVGTKEIGQIIESFL